In a single window of the Notamacropus eugenii isolate mMacEug1 chromosome 4, mMacEug1.pri_v2, whole genome shotgun sequence genome:
- the LOC140499591 gene encoding LOW QUALITY PROTEIN: FGGY carbohydrate kinase domain-containing protein-like (The sequence of the model RefSeq protein was modified relative to this genomic sequence to represent the inferred CDS: inserted 3 bases in 2 codons), giving the protein MASGKQEKVNYYVSIDVGTGSGWTALVSQEGTLAAYAEYPIQKWEPHTDHHEQFSDDIWAACCIVTKKVVQGIDTTLIRGLGFDTTCSLVVLDEQFQPLPVSKEGDSNRNIIMWMDHQATSQVERINRTGHGVLKFVGGVMSVEMQPPKLLWLKENLRKSCWDKVRHXFDVPDFLSWKATSVIARSLCSLVCKWTYSADSGWDDSFWMMINLEDFVADNYSKIRTQVLSPGDPLGKGLTPEAAKELGLPAGIAVAASLIDSDAGGLGVIGADVKGYNLPCENQPITSHLAVICGTSSCHMGISQNPIFVPGIWGPYFSAVVPGFWLNEGGQSVTGKLIEHVVQGHAAYPELQAKAGSRFQSIYTYLNSHLGSNXKSLSVGFLTVDLHVWSDFHGNRSPLADLTLKDMVTGLRLSHSLDDLALLYLATVQVIALGTCHILETMEAAGHPISTLFLCGGFSKNPLFVQMHADITGLPIVLSQEVESVLVGAAILGACASRDFTSVQEAMERMGKVGKVVFPRPEEKRFYGKKYKVFLKLVENQKEYAAMMNDDI; this is encoded by the exons ATGGCCAGTGGAAAGCAGGAGAAGGTGAATTACTACGTGAGTATTGATGTGGGAACAGGCAGTGGCTGGACAGCTTTAGTCAGCCAGGAGGGTACCCTTGCTGCTTATGCAGAATACCCCATCCAAAAGTGGGAACCTCACACAGACCATCACGAACAATTCTCTGACGACATTTGGGCTGCATGCTGCATTGTCACAAAGAAAGTGGTACAAGGAATAGATACTACTTTGATTCGAGGACTTGGTTTTGATACCACATGCTCACTGGTTGTCTTGGATGAGCAGTTCCAACCATTACCAGTAAGCAAGGAAGGAGACTCCAATAGAAATATCATCATGTGGATGGACCACCAGGCAACCAGTCAAGTAGAGAGAATCAACAGAACTGGACATGGAGTTCTGAAATTTGTTGGAGGGGTGATGTCCGTAGAGATGCAGCCTCCTAAACTTCTCTGGCTAAAGGAGAACTTGAGAAAGTCTTGCTGGGATAAGGTGAGACA TTTTGATGTGCCTGACTTCTTATCATGGAAGGCAACCAGTGTCATAGCCAGATCTCTTTGTTCTTTGGTATGCAAATGGACCTATTCTGCAGACAGTGGATGGGATGACAGCTTCTGGATGATGATCAATTTGGAAGATTTTGTGGCTGATAATTACAGCAAAATAAGAACCCAAGTGCTGTCTCCTGGAGATCCTCTTGGTAAGGGTCTCACCCCAGAGGCTGCTAAGGAACTAGGCCTTCCTGCAGGGATTGCTGTGGCAGCATCACTGATTGACTCCGATGCTGGAGGACTAGGAGTGATTGGAGCAGATGTGAAAGGGTATAACCTGCCCTGTGAAAATCAGCCAATTACCTCTCATCTGGCTGTGATCTGTGGAACATCTTCTTGTCACATGGGAATCAGCCAAAACCCCATTTTTGTGCCAGGGATTTGGGGCCCCTACTTCTCAGCTGTAGTTCCTGGATTTTGGCTAAATGAAGGAGGACAGAGTGTTACTGGAAAACTGATAGAGCATGTGGTCCAGGGACATGCTGCCTACCCTGAATTGCAAGCAAAGGCAGGATCCAGATTCCAAAGTATCTATACATATTTGAATAGTCACCTGGGTTCCA AAAAGTCTCTGTCTGTGGGTTTTCTCACTGTTGATTTACATGTTTGGTCAGATTTCCATGGCAACCGATCTCCCTTAGCAGACCTGACACTGAAGGACATGGTCACAGGATTGAGACTGTCTCACAGCCTTGATGATCTGGCTCTTCTCTACTTGGCCACAGTTCAAGTCATTGCTCTTGGCACCTGTCACATTCTGGAGACCATGGAGGCAGCTGGTCATCCCATCAGCACCTTGTTTCTCTGTGGGGGTTTCAGTAAGAACCCTCTTTTTGTGCAGATGCATGCTGACATCACTGGCTTACCCATCGTCCTTTCCCAAGAGGTGGAGTCTGTCTTGGTTGGGGCTGCTATCTTGGGAGCCTGTGCCTCGAGGGACTTCACTTCAGTCCAG GAGGCAatggaaagaatgggaaaagttGGGAAAGTTGTGTTCCCCAGACCTGAGGAGAAGAGATTTTATGGCAAAAAGTACAAAGTATTCTTGAAGCTTGTTGAGAACCAGAAAGAATACGCAGCCATGATGAATGATGACATCTGA
- the LOC140499590 gene encoding olfactory receptor 1f45-like has protein sequence MEGRNQTIVSKFILLGLSEQPEQDRILFYFFFFMYLISGLGNLLIILAIYSDPRLHTPMYFFLSNLSLVDICFISTTVPNMLNNYISRNKTIPYIGCLTQLFFFIWFSAMDIFLLTTMAYDRYVAICAPLHYSTVMTPNVCAVIVGVTWFWTCINALTHTILMTRLSFCGHNEIPHFFCDLSPLLKLACSDTFINDLMINTGGALTTFLPFIGILISYFHIFMAVLKIPSVSGKQKAFSTCGSHLTVVCLFYGTIIGVYFSPTSTHTAQQDIAATVMYTVVTPMLNPFIYSLRNKDMKGALRMLITRKPGFSL, from the coding sequence ATGGAAGGGAGAAATCAGACCATAGTCTCCAAGTTCATCCTCCTGGGCCTTTCAGAGCAGCCAGAACAGGATAGGATCCTGTTTTACTTCTTCTTCTTTATGTACCTGAtctcagggctggggaacctgcttATCATATTGGCTATTTACTCTGATCCTCGCCTTCATactcccatgtacttcttcctcagTAACTTGTCCCTGGTCGATATCTGTTTCATATCCACCACTGTTCCCAACATGCTGAATAATTACATATCcagaaacaaaacaatccctTATATTGGGTGCCTGACACAATTATTCTTCTTCATTTGGTTCAGTGCGATGGATATTTTCCTCCTCACCACCATGGCTTATGACCGCTATGTGGCTATTTGTGCCCCACTACACTACAGCACAGTCATGACTCCAAACGTCTGTGCTGTTATAGTAGGAGTGACGTGGTTTTGGACCTGTATTAATGCTCTGACACACACTATCTTGATGACCCGACTCTCTTTCTGTGGCCACAATGAAATCCCTCATTTTTTTTGTGACCTCAGTCCCCTGCTGAAGTTGGCCTGCTCAGACACCTTCATCAACGACTTGATGATCAACACAGGGGGAGCATTGACAACATTTCTCCCCTTCATTGGAATACTGATCTCCTACTTTCACATTTTCATGGCTGTACTGAAGATTCCATCTGTGAGTGGGAAACAGAAAGCTTTCTCCACCTGTGGATCCCACCTCACTGTGGTCTGTCTCTTCTATGGGACAATCATTGGAGTGTATTTCAGCCCCACATCCACCCACACAGCCCAACAAGATATAGCAGCAACTGTGATGTACACTGTGGTCACTCCTATGCTGAACCCTTTTATCTACAGCCTAAGGAACAAGGACATGAAAGGAGCCTTGAGAATGCTCATCACTAGGAAACCAGGATTCTCTCTATGA